A stretch of Candidatus Bathyarchaeota archaeon DNA encodes these proteins:
- a CDS encoding thiamine pyrophosphate-binding protein — translation MNASKVLLEMLKSYNVSHVFGLPGETTLNLYEQWHDYPDVIHVMARDERSAVFMADGYAKASYKPGVCEGPSVGATHMLPGVAEAYKASVPMVVFTSDIPLHLKKHNMLTEIDQTALFSGVTKETITVSDPSEIPHVIRRAFRLATGGKPGPVHIRLPMDILGGEIDNPQILAQEDFASYPGHRSTAQEDRIHSAVKLLALSSRPVIVCGQGVLWSQAWDEVQILAELFDAPVGTTISAKGSISENHHLSIGVVGARGGTSLSNGVVAGADLIMFIGCNTDSASTVKWTLPPLYSAAKVIHLDISEAEAGNNYPTDIFLIGDAKATLRKMINIAPSKSDPDNTTRLEALKKAKESYDNQISELSATDETPIHPLRFVKELTGAIPNEYVMVVDVGVSAIYTSTFFKVRRAGRSVLYNYAMGSLGYALPASIGAQFARPNSCIVTLMGDGSFGFTAGELETLSRLGGNNNVILFNNSSFGWIKAAATFSHGPEYAGFATGFSDVDYPKIAEGFGLRAYSVDGPGELGPTLREAFALDEPTFIELRVMPEDELVPPVPSWIRRAGGLGLRYVG, via the coding sequence ATGAACGCATCCAAAGTCCTTTTAGAGATGCTAAAAAGCTACAACGTGAGCCATGTATTCGGTCTCCCAGGGGAGACCACCCTCAACCTCTACGAGCAGTGGCATGATTATCCAGATGTCATCCATGTGATGGCTAGGGACGAGAGGAGCGCAGTGTTCATGGCCGACGGGTACGCCAAGGCCAGCTACAAACCCGGGGTCTGTGAGGGGCCTAGCGTGGGTGCCACCCATATGCTCCCGGGAGTTGCCGAGGCGTATAAGGCTAGTGTTCCCATGGTTGTCTTTACCTCCGATATTCCTTTACATCTCAAGAAACATAACATGCTTACGGAAATCGATCAAACAGCCCTCTTTAGTGGAGTAACAAAGGAGACAATCACTGTTTCTGATCCCTCTGAGATACCCCATGTGATCCGGAGGGCGTTCAGGCTTGCTACAGGGGGGAAGCCGGGGCCAGTTCACATCCGTCTCCCTATGGATATTCTGGGAGGGGAGATCGATAATCCTCAGATTTTAGCTCAGGAGGATTTCGCGAGTTATCCAGGCCACAGATCAACTGCGCAGGAAGATCGCATTCACTCAGCTGTGAAACTTCTAGCTTTATCATCACGACCCGTGATTGTCTGCGGACAGGGAGTCCTTTGGTCTCAGGCTTGGGATGAAGTCCAGATCCTAGCTGAGCTTTTCGACGCTCCAGTGGGCACCACGATCAGCGCCAAGGGGAGCATCTCCGAGAACCATCACCTCTCTATCGGTGTTGTCGGAGCCCGAGGAGGAACATCTCTATCCAACGGAGTCGTGGCAGGAGCCGACCTTATCATGTTTATCGGCTGCAACACCGATTCTGCCTCCACGGTCAAGTGGACTCTACCTCCCCTTTATTCAGCTGCTAAGGTTATCCATCTAGACATCAGCGAGGCCGAGGCGGGAAATAATTACCCCACGGACATCTTTTTGATAGGAGACGCTAAAGCCACGTTGAGAAAGATGATTAACATAGCTCCGAGCAAGAGCGACCCCGATAATACAACAAGACTGGAGGCCCTCAAAAAAGCGAAGGAGAGCTACGATAATCAGATATCTGAGCTATCGGCCACGGATGAGACTCCTATCCACCCCCTGAGGTTCGTGAAAGAGTTGACGGGAGCGATCCCTAACGAATATGTGATGGTTGTGGACGTCGGTGTGAGCGCCATTTATACATCCACCTTCTTCAAGGTCAGAAGAGCAGGGCGGAGCGTGCTCTATAACTATGCAATGGGCTCTTTGGGATACGCTCTCCCGGCATCCATCGGAGCCCAATTCGCGAGACCCAACAGCTGTATAGTTACGCTGATGGGAGATGGCAGCTTTGGGTTTACTGCAGGGGAGCTAGAGACCCTCTCTAGATTAGGGGGAAACAATAACGTGATCTTATTCAATAATTCGAGCTTCGGTTGGATAAAGGCGGCTGCTACGTTCTCTCACGGCCCTGAGTATGCGGGTTTCGCAACGGGGTTCTCCGACGTAGATTATCCAAAGATCGCTGAAGGATTCGGCTTACGAGCTTATAGCGTAGATGGCCCTGGAGAGTTGGGTCCCACTCTGAGGGAGGCATTCGCGCTGGATGAGCCAACTTTCATCGAGCTCAGGGTGATGCCTGAGGATGAGCTAGTGCCCCCGGTGCCATCATGGATTAGGAGGGCAGGGGGGCTAGGGCTCCGGTACGTGGGCTGA
- a CDS encoding CaiB/BaiF CoA-transferase family protein: MSDNVGEPPLKGIRVLDLSRVLAGPFCSMTLSELGAEVIKVEIPDRGDDTRTYPPFVNGESSYFMSINRGKKSVTLNLKNTEAQEALYKIAEKCDVFLENYRPGVTTRLGVDYATLKKVNPSLVYCSISSFGQTGPYAQRPGYDLIIQGMGGLMGVTGEPGAAPVKIGVAITDIGAGMWAVIAILSALRAREKTGKGQYLDVAMIDGSVSWMTYMAGYYFATGKAAPKMGSAHPSIVPYQAFRAADGKDILVAAGNDPLFGLLCSLLGLESLSGDPLYMRNEDRVKNRETLIPLLQEELSKKPRDEWLETFRDIGFPSAPVYSIDEVFSDEQVLHRGMLVEVDHPKAGRIKQIGPALKFSDMCCEGGLPSPGLGAHTDEILEEIAGYSQKEVACLRERGAI; encoded by the coding sequence ATGTCGGATAATGTCGGTGAGCCGCCCCTCAAGGGGATCCGGGTCCTTGACCTTAGCAGAGTTCTTGCAGGCCCCTTCTGTTCTATGACACTCTCAGAACTGGGGGCCGAGGTAATTAAGGTGGAGATCCCAGATCGGGGAGACGACACCCGGACCTATCCTCCTTTCGTGAACGGTGAGAGCAGTTATTTTATGTCCATCAACAGGGGAAAAAAGAGCGTCACCCTCAACCTCAAGAACACGGAGGCCCAGGAGGCCCTCTACAAGATTGCTGAGAAATGCGATGTCTTCCTTGAGAATTATCGTCCAGGGGTCACAACCCGACTCGGGGTGGACTACGCGACCCTCAAAAAGGTGAATCCCAGCCTCGTCTACTGCAGTATCTCTAGTTTTGGTCAGACGGGACCCTACGCCCAGAGGCCGGGATACGACCTTATCATCCAGGGGATGGGAGGGCTCATGGGGGTCACGGGAGAGCCCGGGGCGGCGCCAGTAAAGATTGGGGTTGCAATCACAGATATCGGAGCAGGGATGTGGGCCGTGATCGCTATCCTCTCAGCTCTTAGAGCTAGGGAGAAGACTGGGAAGGGCCAGTATCTGGATGTCGCCATGATCGACGGCTCGGTCTCGTGGATGACATATATGGCCGGTTACTACTTCGCAACTGGGAAGGCTGCGCCCAAGATGGGTTCCGCTCACCCCAGCATCGTGCCTTATCAGGCATTCAGGGCTGCGGACGGGAAAGATATCCTAGTGGCAGCGGGGAACGACCCCCTCTTTGGTTTACTCTGCAGCTTGCTGGGGCTCGAGAGTCTTAGCGGGGATCCGCTCTACATGCGGAACGAGGATCGGGTGAAGAACCGAGAGACTCTGATACCCCTACTCCAGGAAGAGTTAAGCAAGAAACCCAGGGACGAATGGCTTGAAACTTTCAGGGACATCGGCTTCCCCAGCGCCCCGGTATACTCTATAGATGAAGTCTTCTCTGATGAGCAGGTGCTCCACAGAGGTATGCTGGTGGAGGTTGATCATCCAAAAGCAGGGCGGATAAAACAGATCGGGCCGGCGCTCAAGTTTTCGGATATGTGTTGTGAGGGAGGGTTACCCTCGCCGGGGTTAGGTGCCCACACTGATGAGATTCTTGAGGAGATCGCAGGTTACTCCCAAAAAGAGGTTGCCTGTCTCAGGGAGAGAGGAGCGATCTAA